In the genome of Lactuca sativa cultivar Salinas chromosome 3, Lsat_Salinas_v11, whole genome shotgun sequence, the window agaaattaaactaataactaattttaactaaacaagtaataaaagtaaaatggtttttctctagttttacaagactagaaacttaaacatacCACTTAAATACTTGATTAACTAAACATCTAAGACAAGTAACAAATTCACCAAATTTAATAAAGGGTTTCTGTTTAGGTCCAACCAATTCACTGCTATGATTATTTATATGGTAGATCaattgttattggttaccaactatagtggttaggttcatgttcattaatactaacccttagacaattaatcaattcaagcagtggccaattgtttaaactaattcattccctagttcaattatttggattaaataagatttataattggttaatcaagttggtgtttccattaacctcttgtttgttggtttctcaaacaagctcacacattaatttacccattctcttattaatcctagtttcatattcattattctTAGGCATATGATAAAGTATTCACATAGACATacgaggttaacaactaagagatgttcatgcagcttacatgtcttccaattaacagaaaatagttatggttaatgcataaggttctttaacaaacttgatttaataaaatcaccaataaacaatcaatcaaaaagtaataatcaaaccataggagtaacttggtcttttagtggtatagctggataagtagggtgtcgaactcagggaacagAAATTAAagtaataactaattttaactaagcaagtaataaaagtaaaatggtttttctctagttttacaagactagaaacttaaacataccacttaaacacttaattaactaaacAACTAAGACAGGTAACAAATTCACCAAATTTAATAAAGGGTTTCTGTTTAGGTCCAACCAATTCtctcctatggttatttatatGGTAGATCAATTGTTATTCGTTACCAACTgtagtggttaggttcatgttcattaatactaacccttagacaattaatcaattcaagcagtggccaattgtttaaactaattaattccctagttcaattatttggattaaataagacttgtaattggttaatcaagttgctgtttcaattaacctcttgtttgttggtttctcaaacaagctcacacattaatttacccattctcttattaatcctagtttcatattcattattctTAGGCATATGATAaagtgttcacatagacatatgaggttaacaactaagagatgttcatgcagcttaattgtcttccaattaacagaaaatagttgtggttaatgcataaggttctttaacaaacttcatttaataaaatcaccaataaacaatcaaacaaaaattaataattaaatcaTAAGAGTAACTTGGTcttcccaaacagaaacaaacgaatttagttcatagtcacagtaaaaacaaactcaaaaacaAGTTCAACTAGGCTAGACACGCTTAACTTCTAAGATTAAGTGGAATGTATAACCTAAATTGCCTTGATTCTTCAAAGGatcgagggttagggtttctcaGATCTCCAAAGGGTTCTTCAATCGTAGGTGCAGCTCCCAAAACGCCAGAAGTCTCTCCAATTCGGATAAAGGTTCGATATTTATAGTTAtcacaaaacaggggctactcgacgagtagactcgtggactcgccgagtacaggtACAATCCGTATGTTGTTAGGAGTCTTGACTTATCTTCGGGAATATTCTTGGGTACTCACTGAGTAGcctcgcggactcgccgagttagtgtgCTTTTGTTCCTctttcttcattctttggtctctatTTGCTTCTCCTTGTTCCCTTTTacttccaagcatgtcttttggactgaaaacaaaatttaaacattattaagtaccttttgtccacattatgcacataattagataaaaatgaataaaaatgtatgctaacatatgactaaataagcccatatcaaaataccccacagttaacttttgcttgcccccaagcaaaactgaattttaacacattagaaccacatatgacaactccaatctaacccagccattatggcAAGACTGCAACGCATGCAATTGTGTCAAAAATTTTCCTAAATACCCCAgactctaaatactcacaattctCATAAGCATTCGCCCACTCagcccgaacaatgctcattttatgcatccctccgaatccatccacagaaaacctcctatcctcaaggtatttttggttgagcaagccaagcatacatattctagaattacaatttttgataccatattggagctctttggaattcttcatttctgtgaattcaccaccttgttgtttgatttttggtatcttcaatctTTGaacttcttggaattttgatcttttgatcttcactttaattgatccaaaattcttcaaacttttcttgcaattctctcttttttttccaacatgtacctcactttttttcactcaaatcctacatgcttaagtaggggcgctgaacttcaacctttattggctagcgataataattttcctggacacatttctggtacacgatgttaaacatattgcatccttcgggctgaccgatgtcgtgtttttgtcccatgatttcactagaataaggaagccacaaatgcactagaacgtatataggctcaactaaacatttgggttttcatgcaatcatcaacacaattctaacatgaaatcctaattactttttaccaaaattttctaaatgaaTTCCTAAGtcacatttttggtatgcaagaattatatatatatatatatatatatatatatatatatatatatatatatatatatatatatatatatatatatagggtttggTTATTTGGTTTTCACTATCtgttgtgtgcatgtatgattgattctggaccaatcattttagttatttttagaaagtaattaatgcatattacatgttgaagatataatggatattaattagatcttcagcatttaatatgcattaattactttcttaaaataactaaaatgattggtccagaatcaatcatacatgcacacaatagatagtggaaacatttgaacctaactctctctctctctctctctatatatatatatatatatatatatatatatatatatatatatatatatatatatataaattaagatATTAGGATTCTAAATTTACTaagatgtaaccaaccccctaccccacacttattttatgcaatgccctcattgtatatcatgcaaaaaataaaaatatgaaatataGAGAGGATTGGAACAAACTCCTctggggtagcagtcgctagGTTGATATCTTTActcttcagctccatcttcaattgactttaggcatgggaacaactcatccatttcttgggtgtcaaaatctcgtgtggtaGACATGCAAATAACTCAAAAGTGTAGGACAAAGCTCCTAGAAATCTCCAGTAATGACTCTTCATGAAAAATGGACAAGTACTGCAATGAAATTGCCCAAAACAGCTCTGGAAGTCGAAAAATGTTGATCTACTTGGTGAGTATaatcatgcactcggcgagtttgttgccAGCTTGCAAGTGTATCGCTTAATTacccatgtactcgccgagtagaaattGTGCACTCCGCGAGTAGGCGCTATGTTTAGAAAAACTTTTCCAGCTCGTTATCTTCTCGATTAAGGTTCTGAATTGGGATAATTCAGTGACTCTTTCTCTAATTACTTCAGCAGCAACACTCTCTATCACTCCCAACTCTAACGGACTCAACCTTGATGACAAAACTTCGCACTCTTAACTGAACATTCCTCACTTTCTCACTTGAACCTGGACCCTTAAAACTTCTATATGCATCCTAACCTTCCAATCTTGAAAAATGCAACCAAAAGTGAAAGCAATAAAAAGTCCTACAAGAAACAAAATCATCCAAGTTcaacatttttccaaatcaaacatcacacaaaaataaataaaaacacaaaacaagaaCTTCTTCATTCTTTTTCCTCCCTGTTAGTTCCTCCAGCTCCACTTCCTCCTCCTTCATTGCCTCTCCTCATCTTTTCCTCCCAATTCATTATGTAGGGGTAACCAGGTCCGGGTCTCGGGGCGATATTCATTTGTTGGAAAAGATACTCAAATGATTGATTATTATAATTGACAGCTCTCCCAATATCATCCAAGTATCGTCGGTACTCAACTTGGTTCCACCCATCGTTCTCTTCCTCCACTGGAATAACCGGTGGGTCTTCTCATACCTGCTCACTTCGTTGCCTCACCCGCCGTCCCGGCGCCTCGAGGATAACCGACTCATCCGCATGTGGGATAGAATAAGATTCTCCAAACTTCTCCACAATCCTTGCCCTCCTATATAGTGTAGTGTTGAAAGGAGGGGAGAAATGACCGTCAATGCCCTTGCTTCTTGCAAATCCAAGATCCCATATGATTTTGCAAGCCTTGTCACAAACATCCCTCCATTGATTTTGGAGGTCACCTTCTCCTTAACAGCCCCTTTTGCAAGATATTTGGCTATGCAGTAAGGGAGGTTGCAAAAAGCATCGGGAGTAATAATGCTCCAAAGATAGAAGATGTCAAGGGTCGggaccttgtcatcatccttccgCATATTAATTGTGCTAGCGACGAAACGATGAATGAGCCGGTGGATCGGTGAACAGATGTGTCCCTCCTGCGCGCAAGATGGGATGTACACCCGGTTGGCAATAGTACTCCACCAGGTGGAAGCAACCACTGCTTCAGGTAGATCTTTGTGGCAATCTTCCAAGAAAGCTTCAAAGTCTTCATTTAACATTGTACTTTGGTCGTAGATTCCAATCCTCCATGAAAACTCAGCCATGCTGCATTGTCGCAGCTCCCCACCAAGAGAAAAAGAAATTATATTGGGATTATAGTAGTCACTACCACCCCGGAATGAGATGGTAGCGAAGAATTCCCAACATAATTCAGCGAAGACCGGTTCTTGAATTTTGAACAATTGTAACCAACAATCACATATGATGGTAGAATCCCCCATATTGATTCCTTCACCAAATATGGTGTCAGTTCCTCCTCCAGCCCAACCTTTCCCAGCCAATCCCAGTCCACTGCATTAGGTATGTGGATCTCTTTCTGCTTCAAAGCTTCTAATTTGTTTTTGGCGCGGGCTTGAGATGATTTAGAGGTGATTTGGTGAAAAGAGAGCCACAGGATGTCTCCTTGGCTTCCCCTCTTGAAGTTTGACCCCTTCTGGACATGGTACCTTTACTCTTGAAAGTTGAAGATtcagaaaaattggaagaaatggctTGAGAGTCGTTTGCTCGGTGAGTGTGTGGATAAAAATGAATGAAAACCCTTTTTACATATTATAAACCATTTGTGTAAGttgtctactcgccgagtagaaaagTTCTACTCGCTGTGTAGGTCCGCGTATTCGCGATTTTCTGGAGATTCGAGcaagtactcgccgagtagattggccctactcggcgagtaaagcTTGCAGTTTgaataaaaattgatttttttttcttagttTTTAACCACCACCCCACACTCTAAGCATTGCTTGCCCTCAAGAAATCATTTTGAACATATTTTCAGAAGTAGAATGAAAATGAAACAGATCCTAAGAAATTAAAGGGAAAAAGAAATGCAAACtctaaactcgggttgcctcccggaagcgcttctttttaaggagtcattagttGGACTCCTCCCATTCTACGTTGCTGCAATTCTTTCCAGCAACAACCCTTCTTCCATGTCTTCATTTCTTGGGACTCCTTCTTCATACCTTTTAACCCTATGTCCATTGACCTTGAAAGGGGTACCATCCTTTGATAATAACTCTATAGCACCATGTGGAAACACCTTCTTCACTAGAAAAGGACCATCCCATCTTGACTTGAGTTTACCCGAGAAGAGTTTTATCCTTGAATTAAAGAGCAGCACCTTTTGCCCTTCATGAAACTCTTTATTTCCCTTGATCCTCTTGTCATGCCAACTCTTGGTTTTCTATTTATAAATTAGAGAAATAGTGTAAGCATCATTTCTAAGTCCCTCAAGAGCATTCATTTTCATTAACCGGTTGTTCTTGAGCTCCGCCATGTTGAAGTTGCACATTTTTAAAGCCCAAAAAGCTTTATGCTCGATCTCCACCGGTAAATGacattgctttccataaactagcctatatggtgtagtaccaataggtgttttgaaagctgttcggaaggcccaaagtgcatcatctagcttatccGACCATTCTTTTCGATTGCACCCCACCGATCTCTCCAAGATTCTCTTTAAGTCTCTATTTGTTACTTCGGTTTGTccactagtttgtggatggtaggatgTAGAGAATTTATGggttaccccatatttccttaGCACCTTCTCTAGTTGATCATTGGCAAAATGAGTGCCTCGGTCACTTATAAGGGCTTTCGGGACTCCAAATCTTGAAAATAGTTTCTTCAAAAAGCGCACCACCACCCGACCATCATTAGTTGGAAAAGCTTGTGCCTCCGCCCACTTGGATACATAATCCAccgccaccaagatgtatttgttGCCTTTGGACATGGTAAATGGTCCCATGAAATCGATCCCCCACACATCAAATACTTCGCACACTTGAatactatgttgtggcatttcatttcgTGATGAAATGTTTCCTGCTTTTTGACAtgcatcacattctttgacaaattggGCCGCATCTTTAAAAATCGTGGGCCAGtaaaacccaatgtcaaagatcttcttaGCAGTATAATGTGTTCCATGATGTCCACTTGTGGGCCCGCTATGACAATGCTCCAAAATCTGTCGGCTTTCCTTCCCGAACACACATCTTCGTATGATTCCATCCGCACAACTTCGGAATAGGTATGGCTCGTCCCAAAAGTAAtactttttttcagaaaataatttcttcttttgttggctGGTAAGATCTTTTGGGATGTATTTGCTAGCTAAATAATTAGCTATGTCTACGAAACTTGGCTCTTCTCCCACGGTCACCATAATGTACTCATCCGGGAAGTCGTCTCCAACTCTATCTTCTTGCAATTTCGGGTTTTCAAGCCTTGACAAGTGGTCGGCTGCTACATTCTCCATTCCCTTTTTTTCGTGTGTCTCTATGTCAAACTCTTGAAGAAGTAGAACCCATCGTATCAATCTTGGCTTGGCATCCTACTTGgcaaacaaatacttgatagcgGAATGGTCAATAAAAACAGTTCTTTTAGATAAAACTAAATAACGGCGGAATTTATCAAAAGCGTACACCACAACTAGTAATTCTTTTTCAGTGGTGGTGTAATTCTCTTGGATTGGATTTAAAGTTTTACTAGCATAATAGATGGGtcgaaagtgcttatcaaccctttgaccaaggacagctcctaatgcaaagtcactagcatcacacattaTTTCAAATGATAAATCCCAATTTGGAGCAataatgatcggggcattagttaatttttccGTTAAAATTTCaaatgcctctaaacactctttTGTAAAATTAAATGGTGCATCCTTTAAAAGTAATCgtgttagaggtctagttattttaggaaaatcttTTATAAACCGCCGGTAAAAACCCACGTGTCCTAGAAAACttctaatgcccttcacattatTTGGTGGGGGTAATTTGGCAATGGTGTCAATCTTTTCCCGATCCACTTCAATTCCCAATTTGGAAACCTTAtggcctaaaactataccctccttgaccataaagtgacatttctcCCAATTAAGGACCATGTTGGTTTTTTCGCATCTAGCAAGCATTAAGTCAAGGTTTGTGAGACAATCATGGAAGGAAGATCCAAAAACAGAAAAATCGTCCATAAAAACTTCCATTAATTTTTCCACCATATTGTGGAATATGGCTGTCATGCACCTTTGAAATGTCGCGGGTGCATTGCATAGCCCAAAGGGCATGCATCGATAAGCAAAAGTCCCACTTGGGCACATAAATGTGGTCTTTTtttggtccattgggtctatgggtatttggaaaTAACGCGAAAATCCGTCTAGAAAGCAATAATAACTATGGACCGATATTCTTTctaacatttgatcaataaaaggtaaggGGAAATGGTCTTTACGAttggcatcgtttagctttcgataatcgatgcacactctccaACCGGTTACTGTTCGTGTCAGAATAAGCTCGTTCTTCTCGTTGGTTATGAccgtcatccctcctttcttgggcaccacttggaccgGGCTCACCCACAGACTGTCGGAAATGGAATATATAATCCCCACAATCAAAAGCTTGACCACTTCCTTCTTGACCACTTCTTGCATATTTGGGTTCAATCTTCTTTGGTGTTGCACAACCGGCTTTGCTCATTCTTCCAGATTAATCTTGTGAGAACAATAAGAGGGGCTCATTCCGTTGATGTCGGTAATGCTCCATGCTATGGCCCAGTTTCGCTTCTTCAAAACTTGAACtagttcttctttttcagattcgGAAAGGTCAGAGGCTATGATAACTGTCTTTTGTCGGCCATCTTCAAGGAAAGCATACTCCAAATGTTCTGGTAACGTTTTGAGCTCAGTTTTTGGGTTCTGTTGGTTGTACTCGCCAAGTGCaggtaagggactcggcgagttggcagctgAATTCACGAATTCCATTTTTTCTtcgcttagactcgacgagtagatcggccctactcggcgagttgatctgTCAAATTGTTTCATTAATTCTTCAAACTCAGCTTCTTCCAGCAGCCTCTCGATCTCCATTAAGTCTTTTTCAGCATCAAATTCTTTATCAAAAACGGTGGACTTGTTGGGATCTTCACTTTCGCACTCCTCCATTAATTCATCAAGCATGTCAATTGAGAACACCATGTCATCACTATTCCTTGCATACTTCATTGCTTGATCAACCCCAAAAGTGACTGAGTCGTCTGTTACCCGTAAAGTAAGCTTCGAGTCCCTCATGTCTACTATAGCACTTGCAGTGTTGAGGAAAGGTCTTCCAAGGATGATCGGGACTTGAGGATCCGCCTCCATGTCTAGAATTATGAAATCTTTGGGTAATACAAACTTGTCCACCTTGACCAATAAGTCTTCACATAAGCCTCTTGGAAAAGTGACTGTCTTGTTTGCCAAGTGAATCGCCATACGAATTGGCCTTGGTTCCGGGAGATCCAGCTTCTTGAAGAATGAATATGGCATGAGGTTCACACTTGCTCCCGAATCGGCCAAAGCATGAATAGTAGCCAAGTTACCAAATTGGCAAGGCAAAGTCAAGCTCCCCGGGTCACCCTTCTTCTTTGGTAGTTGATTTAGCATGGCAGCTGAGAAGTTCTCATTAAGAACTACCTTTTTCACTTCCTCCATCTTTCttctattcgtgagaagttccttaaggaatttTGCATATTTTAGCATTTGTGCGACAACTTCGATGAAGggtatgttgatttgaagagcTTTGATATGATCAAGAAACTTATGGTACTCCTCTTCCTGCTTTTCACTCCTAGCTCTGGTTGGATATGGCAATGGAGGCAGAAATGGCTTTTCAAGAATCCGCTCTTTCGGGTTTtgaagtggactcgtcgagtccatattctggactcggcgaggaGGCTCTGCAGATTGAAGGTTTGGATTTTGGTCTAGAGTTTTTGCATCCTCCTTCTGCAATTCTTTAGGTGCTTCATTCTGAATAGGGGCCAGAGGAGTGattatcttcccacttcttgttgtgACTATGTTTATATGTGTTCCTCGTGGGTTATTTTCAGTTTTACTAGGAAATTCGCCCGATGAtctttggttgatttgttgagcaagttgcccTAGCTGCGTTTCTATGTTGTGGATAGATGCTTGCTGGTTTCTAAGCATTGTCCTTGTTTCTTGAATTGCAGCATCATGATCACTATGTCTCATTTCTGAAGCAACTACAAATTTGGTAAGCATTTcttccaaacttggttttcttTCTTGTGCTGGCTCCTCCTTTTGGGAAAAACCTCTTCCTTTCTGCCTGAACTTCTCCTCCTCAGccttcttgtactcttcataagggATCCACTCTTTCTTTGGTTTTCGCCAATGTTCATCATATCGGTCCCCACTTGAGTAACAAACTTGCACCTTCTTGTTGCCATTTTCATCCAAGTTGCAGTCTCTAGTAAGATGAGGCCCATTGCAGTTTTCACACCCCACCCGTATAGCATGTATCGTTTGGTCCATTTTGCTCATCCTCCTATCCATATTTTTCAACATGGCCATCACTGCTGATAAGTCTTCTGAAGCTGCATAGGCGGACCCCGTTGTTATATCAtttcttggattgtggtattctctagaatgcttagagaattcttcaattagctgcTTTATCACTGGAGGTGCCTTCTTCGTTAGTGGACCTTGCGAGTCCTTGTTGTAACAtttactccatcataaaagatggagacttcttgttgacTATTGAGGTCGTAATGTGGGCAATTCCCTAACAAGCTCTTGTACCTCTCCCAAGCTTTATATAGTGACTCTCtagcttgttgttcaaagttggctATGACTTTCTTGAGCTTGGAT includes:
- the LOC111898526 gene encoding uncharacterized protein LOC111898526: MAMLKNMDRRMSKMDQTIHAIRVGCENCNGPHLTRDCNLDENGNKKVQVCYSSGDRYDEHWRKPKKEWIPYEEYKKAEEEKFRQKGRGFSQKEEPAQERKPSLEEMLTKFVVASEMRHSDHDAAIQETRTMLRNQQASIHNIETQLGQLAQQINQRSSGEFPSKTENNPRGTHINIVTTRSGKIITPLAPIQNEAPKELQKEDAKTLDQNPNLQSAEPPRRVQNMDSTSPLQNPKERILEKPFLPPLPYPTRARSEKQEEEYHKFLDHIKALQINIPFIEVVAQMLKYAKFLKELLTNRRKMEEVKKVVLNENFSAAMLNQLPKKKGDPGSLTLPCQFGNLATIHALADSGASVNLMPYSFFKKLDLPEPRPIRMAIHLANKTVTFPRGLCEDLLVKVDKFVLPKDFIILDMEADPQVPIILGRPFLNTASAIVDMRDSKLTLRVTDDSVTFGVDQAMKYARNSDDMVFSIDMLDELMEECESEDPNKSTVFDKEFDAEKDLMEIERLLEEAEFEELMKQFDRSTRRVGPIYSSSLSEEKMEFVNSAANSPSPLPALGEYNQQNPKTELKTLPEHLEYAFLEDGRQKTVIIASDLSESEKEELVQVLKKRNWAIAWSITDINGMSPSYCSHKINLEE